A single Mucilaginibacter inviolabilis DNA region contains:
- a CDS encoding NifU family protein produces the protein MSLLSQVETALDTIRPYLEADGGNVSIEEITPEGVVKLKLLGSCGSCPMSIMTLKAGIEQAIKKAVPEVTGIEAINLTDIDDPNAVLPENLR, from the coding sequence ATGAGTTTATTAAGTCAAGTAGAGACAGCCTTAGATACCATCCGTCCGTATTTGGAGGCTGATGGCGGGAATGTTTCGATTGAGGAGATCACCCCAGAAGGTGTAGTTAAATTAAAATTGTTAGGTTCATGCGGGTCGTGCCCAATGAGCATCATGACACTTAAGGCCGGTATTGAACAGGCTATTAAAAAAGCTGTTCCGGAAGTAACCGGTATTGAAGCCATTAACCTGACAGACATTGACGACCCTAACGCGGTACTCCCTGAAAATTTGAGATAA
- the def gene encoding peptide deformylase: MKYPIIAYGDPVLRKKATAIEPDEYPHIKELVENMFETMYAAHGVGLAAPQVGMSMRLFVVDASVFSDDEPELKNFKKVFINATILEETGEEWGFNEGCLSIPDIREDVYRKPVVKLSYYDAEWKHYEETFKGLAARVIQHEYDHIEGKLFTDKLSPLRKRLIEKKLNDISKGMVDVDYKMKFPAVKKGR, encoded by the coding sequence ATGAAGTATCCTATCATCGCCTACGGAGATCCTGTTTTAAGGAAAAAAGCAACAGCCATTGAACCAGACGAGTACCCTCATATTAAAGAATTGGTTGAAAACATGTTTGAAACCATGTATGCCGCGCATGGCGTTGGTTTAGCCGCCCCGCAGGTGGGTATGTCCATGCGTTTATTTGTGGTCGACGCTTCTGTTTTCAGCGATGATGAGCCCGAACTGAAAAACTTTAAAAAAGTTTTCATCAACGCTACTATATTAGAAGAGACCGGCGAAGAATGGGGCTTTAACGAAGGCTGCCTGAGTATCCCCGATATCAGGGAAGATGTGTACCGCAAACCCGTGGTAAAACTATCTTATTACGATGCAGAATGGAAACATTATGAAGAAACCTTCAAGGGGCTGGCCGCACGCGTGATACAGCATGAATATGACCATATTGAAGGCAAACTATTCACCGATAAATTAAGTCCGCTGCGCAAACGTCTTATCGAGAAAAAGCTGAACGATATTTCAAAAGGGATGGTTGACGTTGACTACAAAATGAAATTCCCGGCGGTTAAAAAAGGAAGATAG
- a CDS encoding M16 family metallopeptidase yields MDYQAYTLPNGIRILYKHAPFAITHCCFIVNAGSRDESEQQVGLAHFIEHLLFKETERRSTNQILNRLELVGADLNAYTTKEYTCIHASLLNQHLERSMDLFEDILFHSTFPEDEQEKEKGVILDEIASYLDQPEEAIQDDFEELLFKGHPIGNNILGTTESVGRMNGDDIRAFIRANYSTSEMIFAVHGNYDFKKIIKLSEKYFGGIPANSAQKNRIAPQANQNGIHIVKKPISQTHCIIGNQAYSSSHKHKTGLLLLNNLLGGMGMSSRLNLEIREKYGIAYTIESNYTTLTDTGIFSIYFGTDAEKAGKASRLVHKELKKLREQKLGTLQLHQAKEKFIGQIALAEENRMSLIISMAKSLLDFNHIDTLEDVFAKINAVTADQLLEISNEIFDVDKLITLNFEPK; encoded by the coding sequence ATCGATTATCAGGCATACACTTTACCCAATGGCATCCGGATATTATATAAGCATGCACCTTTTGCCATAACCCATTGCTGTTTTATTGTAAATGCAGGCTCACGCGATGAGAGCGAACAACAGGTAGGCCTCGCTCATTTCATTGAACATCTGTTGTTTAAAGAAACCGAAAGACGCAGCACCAACCAAATTTTAAACCGCCTGGAGCTGGTGGGTGCCGATCTGAATGCCTATACTACCAAAGAATATACCTGTATACACGCGTCGCTGCTGAACCAGCACCTGGAGCGCTCCATGGATCTGTTTGAAGACATCCTGTTCCACTCCACCTTTCCGGAGGATGAGCAGGAAAAAGAAAAAGGTGTAATTCTGGACGAGATAGCCTCCTACCTTGATCAGCCCGAAGAGGCCATACAGGACGATTTTGAAGAATTACTTTTTAAAGGCCACCCCATTGGTAATAATATTTTAGGCACAACCGAGTCTGTCGGAAGAATGAATGGCGATGATATCCGCGCCTTTATACGGGCCAATTACAGCACTTCCGAAATGATATTTGCCGTTCATGGCAATTACGATTTTAAAAAGATCATCAAACTATCCGAAAAATACTTTGGTGGAATCCCTGCAAATTCGGCTCAAAAAAACAGGATAGCGCCACAGGCTAATCAAAATGGCATCCATATTGTTAAAAAACCGATATCACAAACGCATTGTATCATTGGTAACCAGGCTTATTCATCGTCACACAAACATAAAACTGGCTTGTTGTTGCTTAATAATTTGTTGGGTGGCATGGGTATGAGCAGCCGGTTGAATCTGGAGATCCGTGAAAAGTATGGCATTGCCTACACCATTGAGTCGAACTATACCACACTTACCGATACCGGCATTTTTTCTATTTATTTTGGAACAGATGCCGAGAAAGCGGGAAAAGCCTCCCGTCTGGTACATAAAGAATTGAAAAAACTGCGCGAGCAAAAATTGGGCACATTGCAGCTGCATCAGGCAAAAGAAAAGTTTATTGGTCAGATAGCACTAGCCGAGGAAAACCGCATGAGCCTGATTATATCGATGGCAAAAAGTTTGCTTGATTTTAACCATATTGACACGCTGGAAGATGTTTTTGCCAAGATAAATGCCGTAACAGCCGATCAATTATTGGAAATAAGCAACGAAATTTTTGATGTTGACAAGCTAATTACATTGAATTTTGAACCTAAATAA
- a CDS encoding DUF2752 domain-containing protein, producing the protein MIKRLFSKYFELVFWIAAMLALAFSTPGAESHFTLCPLKLMGFKWCPGCGLGHSIIYLFHGDIRNSFHAHWLGIPAVIVIFHRIYVLGKDRLGFGHGFGEKHTL; encoded by the coding sequence TTGATTAAAAGGCTCTTTTCAAAATATTTTGAACTGGTTTTCTGGATAGCTGCCATGCTGGCCCTGGCTTTTAGTACGCCCGGTGCCGAATCGCATTTTACGCTGTGCCCCTTAAAACTGATGGGCTTTAAATGGTGCCCCGGCTGCGGACTGGGGCATTCTATTATTTATTTGTTCCACGGCGATATCCGCAACTCCTTTCATGCCCACTGGCTGGGCATTCCTGCTGTGATCGTTATTTTTCACCGGATTTATGTTTTGGGTAAGGACAGGCTGGGTTTTGGGCATGGGTTTGGTGAAAAGCATACTTTATAA
- the mfd gene encoding transcription-repair coupling factor, translating into MNIRDILDRYKADDRIKALATALNASKNPRIQLRGLVGSSDSAMAVALYFLQHKHMVFVLPDREEAGYFQADLENLTGKEALLFPSSYRKPFEFTQPDSSNVLARAEVLNELNHSTEFGQLIVTYPEALAEKVIDRSSLEKNTLEIAVGSKLSIEFINEFLIEYDFDRVDFVYEPGQFSVRGGIVDIFSFSHNLPYRVEFFGDFIESIRTFEIESQLSVEQVKSITIVPNVQSKFLTESNISLLEYVEPGTQVWIKDVQFTLDIIQTGFKKAVNLWKALSAEEKTQNPEWIDPKFGFTDEKLIADQLFDFPVVEFGKQFFYQPTASINFDMRPQPSFNKDFTLLIHNFKNNEAEKIENFILTDSARQVERLYAILDDLDKTVKFTPISVSIREGFVDHEQKLACYTDHQIFDRYYKYKLKKGYQRSQAITLKELRDLKPGDYVTHIDHGIGKYAGLEKVEVNGKQQEMIRLIYADNDLLYVNINSLNRISKYSGKEGTVPKMNKLGTDTWERLKKTTKKKVKDIARDLIKLYALRKAQQGNAFSPDSYLQTELEASFLYEDTPDQEKATADFKKDMESPHPMDRLICGDVGFGKTEVAVRAAFKAVADSKQVAILVPTTILAAQHYKTFTDRLKGFPANIDYINRFKTSRQIKDTLEKLKEGKVDIIIGTHRLVSKDVKFKDLGLMIIDEEQKFGVSTKEKLKQMRANVDTLTLTATPIPRTLHFSLMGARDLSIISTPPPNRQPVVTELHVFNDTLIKEAVEFELERGGQVFFIHNRVADLPQLGGMIHKLVPKARVGIAHGQLEGDALEDVMLKFVNHDYDVLVATTIIEAGLDIPNANTIIINYAHMFGLSDLHQMRGRVGRSNKKAYCYLLSPPLSTLTSEARKRLSAIEEFSDLGSGFNVAMRDLDIRGSGNLLGAEQSGFIAEIGFDMYHKILDEAIQELKDDEFKGVFPDEKPRPFISFTQIDTDLEILIPDEYVTNISERYNLYTELSKLENEVELAAFQQQLHDRFGKVPPQVNDLLNTMRMQWLGKAIGFEKISLKKNVLRGYFISDQQSAYFETDAFRNVLTFVQSNMRRTNLKEVKNTLRLSIEGVNSIDQAVLFLNEIAGMVGVD; encoded by the coding sequence TTGAACATCCGTGATATTTTAGACAGATACAAAGCTGATGACAGGATTAAAGCGTTGGCAACAGCCCTTAACGCTTCCAAAAATCCGAGGATACAGCTACGTGGGTTAGTCGGATCAAGTGATTCGGCCATGGCGGTAGCATTGTATTTTTTGCAGCACAAGCACATGGTATTTGTACTGCCCGATCGGGAAGAAGCCGGCTATTTTCAGGCCGATCTCGAAAACCTCACTGGTAAAGAAGCCTTGCTTTTTCCATCATCCTACCGCAAACCTTTTGAATTTACCCAGCCCGATAGCAGCAATGTACTGGCCCGTGCCGAAGTACTGAATGAGCTTAACCACTCTACCGAGTTTGGACAACTGATCGTGACCTACCCGGAGGCTCTTGCCGAGAAAGTGATCGACCGTTCATCACTCGAAAAAAACACGCTCGAGATAGCCGTTGGCAGCAAACTGAGCATTGAGTTTATCAACGAGTTTTTAATTGAGTATGATTTTGATCGCGTTGATTTTGTGTACGAGCCCGGGCAATTCTCTGTTCGCGGCGGTATCGTTGATATCTTCTCGTTTTCGCATAACCTGCCCTACCGGGTAGAGTTCTTTGGCGATTTTATTGAGTCGATCCGTACGTTCGAGATTGAAAGCCAGCTGTCTGTTGAACAGGTTAAAAGCATCACCATTGTACCCAACGTACAATCCAAGTTTTTAACCGAAAGCAATATATCCCTGCTGGAATATGTGGAACCCGGCACCCAGGTATGGATCAAAGATGTACAGTTTACGCTTGACATTATCCAAACCGGCTTTAAAAAGGCGGTAAACCTATGGAAAGCCCTCTCCGCCGAAGAAAAAACGCAGAACCCCGAATGGATAGACCCCAAATTTGGCTTTACCGACGAAAAACTAATAGCCGATCAGCTATTTGATTTCCCGGTGGTAGAATTTGGTAAACAATTCTTCTATCAGCCTACGGCCTCCATCAATTTTGATATGCGGCCGCAGCCATCGTTCAATAAGGATTTTACGCTGCTTATCCACAACTTTAAAAATAACGAGGCCGAAAAGATCGAGAACTTTATCCTTACCGATTCGGCCCGGCAAGTAGAGCGCTTATACGCCATTCTGGACGACCTGGATAAAACAGTAAAGTTCACCCCAATCAGCGTTTCTATCCGGGAAGGCTTTGTGGACCATGAACAAAAACTGGCCTGCTATACCGATCACCAGATATTTGACCGCTACTATAAATACAAGCTCAAAAAGGGCTATCAACGTTCGCAGGCTATTACGCTGAAAGAACTGCGCGACCTGAAACCGGGTGATTATGTAACCCACATTGACCACGGCATTGGTAAATATGCTGGTCTGGAAAAGGTGGAGGTGAACGGCAAACAACAGGAGATGATCCGCCTGATCTATGCCGATAATGATCTGCTGTATGTGAATATCAACTCGCTTAATCGCATATCCAAATACAGCGGCAAAGAGGGTACGGTACCCAAGATGAATAAACTCGGGACTGATACCTGGGAGCGCCTGAAGAAAACAACAAAAAAAAAAGTTAAGGACATAGCCCGCGATCTGATCAAGCTTTATGCTCTGCGTAAAGCCCAGCAAGGGAATGCCTTTTCGCCCGATAGCTACCTGCAAACCGAGCTGGAAGCCTCCTTCCTTTACGAGGATACGCCCGACCAGGAAAAAGCTACTGCCGATTTTAAAAAGGACATGGAATCGCCGCACCCTATGGACCGCCTCATTTGCGGGGATGTAGGCTTTGGTAAAACCGAGGTCGCCGTTCGTGCAGCATTCAAAGCTGTGGCCGATAGCAAGCAGGTGGCCATACTGGTACCAACCACCATTTTAGCAGCCCAGCACTACAAAACCTTTACCGACAGACTCAAGGGGTTTCCGGCTAATATTGATTATATCAACCGGTTTAAAACCAGTCGGCAGATCAAGGATACTTTGGAGAAGCTTAAGGAGGGTAAAGTTGATATCATCATCGGCACGCACCGCCTGGTAAGCAAGGACGTCAAATTCAAGGACTTGGGTTTGATGATCATCGACGAGGAGCAAAAATTCGGCGTATCCACCAAAGAGAAGCTGAAACAAATGCGTGCCAATGTAGATACGCTCACGCTTACGGCTACACCGATTCCGCGTACGCTGCATTTTTCGTTGATGGGCGCTCGCGATCTTTCTATCATATCCACACCACCGCCCAACAGGCAGCCCGTAGTTACCGAGCTGCATGTGTTTAACGATACGCTGATCAAAGAAGCCGTAGAGTTTGAGCTGGAACGCGGCGGACAGGTATTCTTTATCCATAACCGCGTGGCCGATCTGCCGCAACTGGGCGGCATGATCCATAAACTGGTCCCCAAGGCCCGTGTGGGTATAGCTCACGGGCAACTGGAAGGTGACGCGCTGGAAGATGTGATGTTGAAATTTGTGAACCACGATTATGACGTACTGGTAGCTACCACCATTATTGAAGCCGGTCTGGATATCCCGAACGCCAACACCATCATCATCAACTACGCCCACATGTTTGGTCTGAGCGATCTGCACCAGATGCGTGGTCGTGTAGGGCGAAGCAATAAAAAGGCCTATTGTTATTTGTTAAGTCCGCCATTATCCACGTTAACCAGTGAAGCCCGCAAGCGTCTGAGTGCCATTGAGGAATTCAGCGACCTGGGCAGCGGTTTTAACGTAGCCATGCGCGATCTGGACATCCGCGGCAGCGGTAACCTGCTGGGCGCCGAACAAAGTGGCTTTATTGCCGAAATCGGTTTTGATATGTACCACAAGATACTGGACGAGGCCATACAGGAATTGAAGGACGATGAGTTTAAAGGTGTTTTCCCGGACGAAAAACCACGTCCGTTTATTTCCTTTACCCAAATTGATACCGACTTGGAGATCCTGATCCCTGATGAGTATGTGACCAATATATCAGAACGTTATAACCTGTATACCGAATTATCCAAGCTGGAAAATGAAGTGGAACTGGCGGCCTTTCAGCAGCAACTACATGATCGTTTCGGCAAAGTACCACCGCAAGTTAATGATTTGCTGAACACCATGCGTATGCAGTGGCTGGGCAAAGCCATCGGCTTTGAAAAGATCTCCCTTAAAAAGAATGTACTGCGGGGCTATTTTATCAGCGATCAGCAATCCGCCTATTTCGAGACCGACGCCTTCCGCAATGTGCTCACTTTTGTACAAAGCAACATGCGCCGCACCAATCTCAAAGAAGTAAAAAACACCCTGCGCCTGAGTATTGAAGGGGTAAATAGTATTGACCAGGCAGTATTGTTTTTGAACGAGATTGCGGGTATGGTTGGGGTGGATTAA
- the hpt gene encoding hypoxanthine phosphoribosyltransferase has translation MKIKIADLEFEPLISEKSITERTTAIGQQLNADYQDSIPVFVGVLNGSFLFIADLIKQIDRPCEIAFTKLASYYGGTTSKLKIRDDIDLIMDIKDRDVVIIEDIVDTGNTVHYLIDKLKQRNPSSIAVCSLLLKPSALLSPIAELKYVGFEIENEFVVGYGLDYQEMGRNLRDIYKKV, from the coding sequence ATGAAAATTAAAATAGCCGATCTTGAATTTGAACCCCTTATCAGCGAAAAATCTATAACAGAACGTACAACGGCTATTGGTCAGCAGTTAAATGCCGACTATCAGGATAGTATACCCGTATTTGTTGGTGTACTGAACGGCAGTTTCTTGTTTATTGCCGATCTCATCAAACAAATTGACCGCCCCTGTGAGATTGCCTTTACCAAACTGGCCTCATACTATGGCGGAACCACCAGCAAGCTCAAGATCCGTGATGATATTGATTTGATCATGGATATTAAGGACCGCGACGTAGTGATCATTGAGGATATTGTGGATACCGGTAATACTGTGCATTACCTGATAGATAAATTGAAACAACGTAATCCATCATCCATTGCCGTTTGCTCTTTGTTATTGAAACCATCAGCGTTGCTGAGCCCGATTGCGGAACTGAAATATGTTGGCTTTGAAATTGAGAATGAGTTTGTGGTAGGATATGGCCTGGATTACCAGGAAATGGGTAGGAACCTTAGAGATATTTATAAAAAAGTTTAG
- a CDS encoding DUF4199 domain-containing protein, whose translation MKNAIIWGIIIGVLSGIWMLVMHGSGISPTDEKVATLEYFSFLIPAFGLFIGIYNYRKNDCKGHMGFLEALIQSFKILIAGGIVTVFATILYFSYAHVSMGNVMEASSGRIFGALLVGVLLAFAVSLLFHNKANKVD comes from the coding sequence ATGAAGAATGCAATTATTTGGGGTATTATCATTGGCGTATTAAGTGGAATTTGGATGTTGGTGATGCACGGTTCGGGTATTTCACCCACCGACGAAAAAGTGGCCACACTGGAGTACTTTTCATTTCTGATCCCGGCCTTTGGGTTATTTATTGGGATCTACAACTATCGTAAAAACGACTGCAAAGGCCATATGGGCTTTTTGGAAGCTTTGATACAAAGTTTTAAGATATTAATTGCTGGCGGTATTGTAACCGTTTTTGCTACTATATTATATTTTAGCTACGCGCATGTATCTATGGGCAACGTAATGGAGGCTTCATCCGGCCGTATATTCGGCGCTTTACTGGTAGGTGTATTATTAGCGTTTGCCGTATCTTTACTGTTCCATAACAAAGCGAACAAGGTTGATTAA
- a CDS encoding carboxypeptidase-like regulatory domain-containing protein, translating into MKYLIAILFLFATIGAVAQKHDDRPVVQFTGVVHNADSTNVIVPYVSITNTSTHNSVGQSNYKGYFSFVAHEQDTLRFTCVGYGPVTVVIPANVPNKSYTLQVSIKPQIINLPTFHVFPWATTDEFKKDFLAVKLADDDLEIARKNISRTSLVALGNVLPRDAQEIQTATAQGMHTSIENSHSLMPNPLLNPFAWGSLIKQITDADNKSSSN; encoded by the coding sequence ATGAAATATCTGATAGCCATATTATTTTTATTTGCGACAATTGGAGCCGTTGCACAAAAACATGACGATAGGCCAGTTGTGCAGTTTACAGGTGTAGTACACAATGCCGACAGTACCAATGTGATTGTGCCATATGTATCCATTACCAACACCTCTACGCATAATTCGGTAGGCCAGTCAAACTACAAGGGCTATTTTTCATTTGTGGCGCATGAGCAGGATACCTTACGCTTTACTTGTGTGGGATATGGGCCGGTAACGGTTGTTATACCCGCCAACGTGCCCAACAAAAGCTATACTTTACAGGTTAGCATTAAACCGCAAATCATTAACCTGCCTACATTCCATGTATTTCCATGGGCTACTACCGATGAGTTTAAGAAAGACTTTTTGGCTGTAAAACTAGCGGATGACGATTTGGAGATAGCACGTAAAAATATAAGTCGTACATCGTTAGTAGCTTTAGGAAACGTATTGCCACGTGATGCACAGGAAATACAAACCGCTACAGCACAGGGTATGCATACCAGTATCGAGAACTCGCATTCGCTTATGCCAAACCCACTGCTCAATCCCTTTGCCTGGGGCAGTTTGATCAAACAGATTACAGATGCTGATAATAAAAGCAGTAGTAATTAA
- a CDS encoding Mrp/NBP35 family ATP-binding protein, whose product MIITKEQVLQALGNVEEPDLKKDLVTLNMIQDIHIDGNNVSFSVILTTPACPLKAMIENACRNAISYFVSKEAVVNINMTSRVTSQKNTGVPGVKNIIAVASGKGGVGKSTVAANLALGLAKAGAKVGLIDADIYGPSVPIMFGLEGARPQASEVNGKTRIEPIEKYGIKLLSIGFFTDPNQPVPWRGPMVSTAVKQLFNDADWGELDYLVIDLPPGTGDIHITVTQTFPVTGAVIVTTPQNVALADAKKGIGMFLMPAINVPILGVVENMSYFTPAELPENKYYIFGKGGGQKLAAQLDVPFLGEIPLVKGISESGDAGKPTILEEDGPMTQAFLEMARRVAQQVAISNAKAVGSLVQ is encoded by the coding sequence ATGATAATTACCAAAGAACAAGTTTTACAAGCCCTGGGTAATGTAGAAGAGCCGGATCTGAAAAAGGACCTGGTTACCCTGAACATGATACAGGATATTCATATAGATGGCAACAACGTTAGCTTTTCGGTGATACTAACCACACCGGCCTGCCCGCTGAAAGCAATGATTGAAAATGCATGTCGTAATGCTATTAGTTATTTTGTAAGCAAAGAGGCTGTAGTGAACATCAACATGACCTCGAGGGTTACATCGCAAAAAAACACCGGCGTTCCCGGTGTTAAAAATATTATAGCGGTGGCGTCGGGCAAAGGAGGCGTTGGTAAATCAACTGTGGCTGCAAATCTGGCACTGGGATTAGCCAAAGCCGGAGCTAAAGTAGGTTTGATAGACGCTGATATTTATGGCCCATCGGTTCCCATTATGTTTGGTTTGGAAGGCGCACGCCCGCAGGCCAGCGAGGTTAATGGTAAAACACGTATTGAGCCTATCGAAAAATACGGAATCAAGCTGTTGTCCATAGGTTTCTTTACAGATCCTAACCAGCCTGTGCCATGGCGCGGACCGATGGTATCAACCGCGGTGAAACAATTGTTTAATGATGCCGACTGGGGCGAGCTGGACTATTTGGTAATAGACTTGCCACCAGGAACAGGCGATATACATATTACGGTTACACAAACCTTCCCGGTTACCGGGGCGGTAATTGTAACCACGCCGCAAAATGTGGCTTTAGCCGATGCTAAAAAGGGGATAGGCATGTTTTTAATGCCGGCCATTAATGTGCCGATACTGGGTGTGGTTGAAAACATGTCGTACTTTACACCAGCCGAACTGCCCGAAAATAAATATTACATTTTTGGTAAAGGCGGCGGTCAAAAACTGGCAGCGCAACTGGATGTACCATTTTTAGGTGAAATTCCGTTAGTAAAGGGGATAAGCGAATCTGGCGATGCTGGCAAACCAACCATCCTGGAAGAAGATGGGCCAATGACCCAGGCATTTTTAGAGATGGCCCGTCGTGTAGCACAGCAGGTGGCTATTTCAAACGCGAAAGCTGTTGGTTCATTGGTTCAATAG
- a CDS encoding TM2 domain-containing protein has product MNSYPNAYMMFDGMTTEEFAVLQQATASLTENQQRYFINIYGGKRRNPQDIMLATLLGFVGVSGVQRFMTDQIGMGLVYFFTAGFCFIGTIVDLINYKSIANDYNKEMAFESFNIAKMSN; this is encoded by the coding sequence ATGAACTCTTACCCAAACGCATATATGATGTTCGACGGCATGACAACCGAAGAATTCGCTGTTTTACAACAGGCTACCGCCTCATTGACAGAAAATCAACAGCGGTATTTTATAAACATTTACGGAGGTAAAAGAAGAAACCCGCAGGATATTATGCTGGCCACTTTACTGGGCTTTGTAGGAGTATCCGGCGTACAACGCTTCATGACCGACCAGATAGGTATGGGCCTGGTTTACTTCTTCACCGCCGGCTTTTGCTTTATCGGAACTATTGTGGATCTGATCAACTACAAAAGTATCGCCAACGATTACAACAAAGAAATGGCTTTCGAAAGTTTCAACATCGCTAAAATGAGCAACTAA